The following are encoded in a window of Massilia sp. R2A-15 genomic DNA:
- a CDS encoding CvpA family protein, translating into MTIFDYLVLFVLLASVVISTMRGLVKEILSLLSWVVAFVVANMYGATLAPMLPAMIPGDAVRLMVAFVALFLGVRVLMGLLSLALEALIKASGLSLADRGLGGLFGLARGIVIVLFAVILCGMTTIPQQEFWKNALLSPMAETGARTVKPFLPAALTQHVHF; encoded by the coding sequence GTGACGATTTTCGATTATTTGGTATTGTTCGTGCTGTTGGCCTCGGTGGTGATCAGCACCATGCGCGGCCTGGTCAAGGAGATCCTGTCGCTGCTCAGCTGGGTGGTGGCCTTCGTCGTCGCCAATATGTACGGCGCCACGCTGGCGCCCATGCTGCCGGCGATGATACCCGGCGACGCGGTGCGCCTGATGGTGGCCTTCGTGGCCCTGTTCCTCGGCGTGCGCGTGCTGATGGGGCTGCTTAGCCTGGCGCTCGAGGCGCTGATCAAGGCAAGCGGCCTGTCCCTGGCAGACCGCGGCCTGGGCGGGCTGTTCGGCCTGGCGCGCGGCATTGTAATCGTCCTGTTTGCCGTCATATTGTGCGGCATGACGACGATCCCGCAACAGGAATTCTGGAAGAATGCGCTGCTCTCGCCGATGGCGGAAACCGGAGCGCGCACCGTCAAACCTTTCCTGCCGGCTGCGCTGACGCAGCACGTGCATTTTTGA
- the purF gene encoding amidophosphoribosyltransferase codes for MCGIVGVVSHQPVNQVLYDALLLLQHRGQDAAGIATNHSSMFSMHKANGLVRDVFRTRNMRSLQGNSGIGHCRYPTAGSSSEEEAQPFYVNAPFGITLAHNGNLTNQEELKQALFKNDRRHINTDSDSEVLLNVLAHEIQEAATGYTLDPDAVFKAVAMVHRRVRGAYAVVAQIAGHGLLAFRDPFGIRPLCIGVNETDDGVEYMVASESVALEGIGFRFMRDIAPGEAVFIDSDGALHQRQCADNPSLNPCAFEYVYLARPDSILDGASVYATRLKMGEYLAEKIRKEFSSGEIDVVMPIPDSSRPAAIQLALKLGIEYREGFIKNRYIGRTFLMPGQAIRSKSVRQKLNAIADEFKGKNVLLVDDSIVRGTTSREIVQMAREAGAKNVIFASAAPPVLFPNVYGIDMPTRGELIAYGRSNEEICREITADKLVYQDIDALKRSISDVNPALTNFEASCFDGIYVTGDISQAYLDRLEFARHNPKNAPPEDAVTTQLHLKPVTAE; via the coding sequence ATGTGTGGCATCGTCGGCGTCGTCTCCCATCAACCCGTCAACCAGGTCCTGTATGACGCCTTGCTGCTGTTGCAGCACCGCGGCCAGGATGCGGCGGGCATCGCAACCAACCACAGCAGCATGTTCTCGATGCACAAGGCCAACGGCCTGGTGCGCGACGTATTCCGCACCCGCAACATGCGTTCGCTGCAAGGCAATTCGGGCATCGGCCACTGCCGCTATCCGACCGCCGGCTCGTCGAGCGAGGAAGAGGCGCAGCCGTTCTACGTCAACGCGCCGTTCGGCATCACGCTGGCGCACAACGGCAACCTGACCAACCAGGAAGAACTGAAGCAGGCGCTGTTCAAGAACGACCGCCGCCACATCAACACCGATTCCGATTCGGAAGTGCTGCTCAACGTGCTGGCCCACGAGATCCAGGAAGCGGCGACCGGCTACACGCTCGATCCCGATGCCGTGTTTAAGGCGGTGGCGATGGTGCACCGCCGGGTGCGCGGCGCCTACGCCGTGGTGGCCCAGATCGCCGGCCACGGGCTGCTGGCCTTCCGCGATCCCTTCGGCATCCGTCCGCTGTGCATCGGCGTCAACGAGACCGATGACGGCGTCGAATACATGGTCGCCAGCGAATCGGTGGCGTTGGAGGGCATCGGCTTTCGCTTCATGCGCGACATCGCGCCGGGCGAGGCGGTGTTCATCGACAGCGACGGCGCGCTGCACCAGCGCCAGTGCGCCGACAATCCGTCGCTCAATCCCTGCGCCTTCGAATACGTCTACCTCGCGCGTCCCGACTCGATCCTCGACGGCGCCTCGGTGTACGCCACGCGCCTGAAGATGGGCGAGTATCTGGCTGAGAAGATCCGCAAGGAGTTTTCGAGCGGCGAGATCGATGTCGTCATGCCGATTCCCGACTCGTCGCGCCCGGCCGCGATCCAGCTGGCGCTGAAACTGGGCATCGAATACCGCGAAGGTTTCATCAAGAACCGCTACATTGGCCGCACCTTCCTGATGCCGGGCCAGGCGATCCGCAGCAAATCGGTGCGCCAGAAGCTCAACGCGATCGCCGACGAATTCAAGGGCAAGAACGTGCTGCTGGTGGACGACTCGATCGTGCGCGGCACCACCAGCCGCGAGATCGTCCAGATGGCGCGCGAGGCGGGCGCGAAGAACGTCATCTTCGCCTCGGCCGCGCCGCCGGTGCTGTTCCCCAACGTGTACGGCATCGACATGCCGACCCGCGGCGAACTGATCGCCTACGGCCGCAGCAACGAGGAGATCTGCCGCGAGATCACGGCCGACAAGCTGGTCTACCAGGATATCGACGCGCTCAAGCGCTCGATCTCGGACGTGAATCCGGCGCTGACGAACTTCGAGGCCTCGTGCTTTGACGGCATCTACGTCACGGGCGACATCTCGCAGGCTTACCTGGACCGGCTCGAATTCGCGCGCCACAATCCGAAGAACGCGCCGCCGGAAGACGCGGTCACGACCCAGCTGCATCTCAAGCCGGTGACGGCGGAATAA
- a CDS encoding SPOR domain-containing protein — protein MGLFSFLNKNKQDTAGEDSGYFSRDSDPVAVKARSKRASSAGEAAAPRSRSKTRAEDDPILPEKKRARRRLVGAIALALAVAVGLPMLLDSEPKPLASDIAIQIPARDKAPPLPMPAAPPVAPAESLDKREQFVEPSKPEVADVKTVALGGRAEEAKTEPKPEPKPEPKPPAPKKEEPKPVVKAEVKPAEPKPVVKPKAEEKIEKVAAKPAQSPEDAARALAILEGKAADKPKAPEKFVVQVAALGSADKVAELQEKLKEAGIRSFTHKVPTPSGERIQVKVGPFSREEADRMRAKLDKVGLAGSMVKPDGK, from the coding sequence ATGGGCTTGTTCTCGTTCCTCAATAAAAACAAGCAAGACACCGCTGGCGAAGACAGCGGCTATTTTTCCCGCGACTCCGACCCGGTAGCCGTCAAGGCCCGTTCCAAGCGCGCCTCCAGCGCCGGCGAAGCGGCCGCTCCGCGCAGCCGCAGCAAGACCCGGGCCGAAGACGACCCGATCCTCCCCGAAAAGAAACGCGCGCGCCGCCGTCTGGTTGGCGCCATCGCGCTGGCGCTGGCCGTCGCCGTCGGCCTGCCGATGCTGCTCGACTCCGAGCCCAAGCCGCTGGCCAGCGACATCGCGATCCAGATTCCGGCGCGCGACAAGGCGCCGCCGCTGCCGATGCCGGCCGCGCCGCCGGTCGCTCCCGCCGAATCGCTCGACAAGCGCGAACAGTTCGTCGAGCCGTCCAAGCCGGAAGTGGCCGACGTCAAGACCGTCGCGCTGGGCGGCCGCGCCGAGGAAGCGAAGACCGAACCGAAACCCGAACCGAAACCCGAACCCAAGCCGCCCGCGCCGAAAAAAGAAGAGCCGAAGCCGGTGGTCAAGGCCGAGGTCAAACCGGCCGAGCCCAAGCCGGTGGTGAAGCCGAAGGCCGAGGAAAAAATCGAGAAGGTCGCCGCCAAGCCGGCGCAGTCGCCGGAAGACGCCGCGCGCGCGCTGGCGATCCTGGAAGGCAAGGCCGCCGACAAGCCGAAGGCGCCTGAAAAATTCGTGGTGCAGGTTGCCGCGCTGGGCTCGGCCGACAAGGTCGCGGAATTGCAGGAAAAGCTGAAGGAAGCGGGCATCCGCTCCTTCACCCACAAGGTGCCGACGCCATCGGGCGAGCGCATCCAGGTTAAGGTCGGCCCGTTCTCGCGCGAGGAGGCCGACCGGATGCGCGCAAAGCTCGACAAGGTCGGCCTGGCGGGCAGCATGGTCAAGCCTGACGGCAAATAG